A region of Thermobifida halotolerans DNA encodes the following proteins:
- the dapC gene encoding succinyldiaminopimelate transaminase, whose translation MAERRPVADRLPTFPWDRLTPCKETAAQHPDGIVDLSVGTPVDPVPESLRAALAAASDSPGYPQTYGTRRLRESISGWLERRHGVRVDPDATLPTIGSKELVAWLPTLLGLGRGDTVVFPELAYPTYDVGARLAGATPVAADGLAQLGPVRPGLLWINSPANPTGRVLGTEHLRKVVTWARERGVVVASDECYLDLGWEGTRPLSILHPDVCGGSHEGLLAVHSLSKRSNLAGYRAGFVAGDAGLVRRLLAVRKHAGMIVPAPVQAAMCAALDDDVHAAEQKERYAARRTLLRDALEGAGWRITHSEAGLYLWAAHPDHDGWGSVRLLAERGILVAPGEFYGPAGARHVRVAFTATDERVAAAAKRLTEL comes from the coding sequence ATGGCCGAGCGGCGTCCGGTGGCCGACCGGCTGCCGACCTTCCCGTGGGACCGGCTGACTCCCTGCAAGGAGACCGCGGCACAGCACCCGGACGGCATCGTGGACCTGTCCGTGGGCACCCCGGTCGACCCGGTCCCCGAAAGTCTGCGTGCGGCGCTGGCCGCGGCCTCCGACTCGCCGGGCTATCCGCAGACGTACGGCACCCGGCGGTTGCGCGAGTCCATCAGCGGCTGGCTGGAGCGCCGCCACGGGGTACGGGTGGACCCCGACGCCACGCTGCCGACCATCGGCTCCAAGGAGCTGGTGGCCTGGCTGCCCACCCTGCTCGGGCTCGGGCGGGGCGACACCGTCGTCTTCCCGGAACTGGCCTACCCCACCTACGACGTCGGCGCGCGCCTGGCGGGAGCCACCCCGGTCGCGGCCGACGGACTGGCCCAGTTGGGACCCGTGCGCCCCGGCCTGCTGTGGATCAACTCCCCGGCCAACCCCACCGGGCGGGTTCTCGGAACCGAGCACCTGCGCAAGGTGGTGACCTGGGCGCGGGAGCGCGGGGTCGTCGTCGCCTCCGACGAGTGCTACCTGGACCTGGGGTGGGAGGGCACGCGGCCGCTGTCGATCCTGCACCCCGACGTGTGCGGTGGCTCGCACGAGGGACTGCTCGCCGTCCACTCGCTGTCCAAGCGCTCCAACCTCGCCGGATACCGGGCGGGTTTCGTGGCGGGCGACGCCGGGCTGGTCCGGCGGCTGCTCGCGGTGCGCAAGCACGCCGGGATGATCGTGCCCGCTCCGGTGCAGGCGGCCATGTGCGCTGCCCTCGACGACGACGTGCACGCCGCCGAGCAGAAGGAGCGCTACGCGGCCCGCCGCACCCTGCTGCGCGACGCGCTGGAGGGCGCGGGCTGGCGCATCACCCACTCGGAGGCCGGTCTGTACCTGTGGGCCGCGCATCCCGACCACGACGGGTGGGGATCGGTGCGGCTGCTGGCCGAACGGGGCATCCTGGTGGCCCCCGGGGAGTTCTACGGCCCCGCGGGAGCGCGACACGTCCGGGTGGCCTTCACCGCGACCGACGAGCGGGTGGCCGCCGCGGCCAAGCGCCTCACGGAGCT
- a CDS encoding site-2 protease family protein, with protein MSTSDPAPQRAAGEPTAAAETEPAASRLDLAPSPVFLLLVGVTALAGWLSWTRAEETTLGWDSAYAPFLFILGGWIICLTLQQYVRSLLAYRFGDRALRGTGYLRLNPFAFRELGAGLVLPVAYMLVGSFGLNGPAVHLDRSAVSGRGRRALVALGGLLTNAVLAAVLAAVVMLLVPEGSVTNNWAIVSLMFLCYLNVSAVLLNLLPVPGTDTFDAVAEGLDRWRPGRNAAIFGTVAIFAVVWCPPVNAVFMDGVFALFTLVDVNEIYLNWGQTFARPW; from the coding sequence ATGTCCACGTCCGATCCGGCCCCGCAGCGGGCGGCCGGGGAGCCGACGGCCGCCGCCGAGACCGAACCCGCCGCCAGCAGGCTGGACCTCGCGCCCAGTCCGGTGTTCCTCCTGCTGGTGGGGGTGACCGCGCTGGCCGGATGGCTGTCGTGGACCCGCGCCGAGGAGACCACGCTCGGCTGGGACAGCGCCTACGCGCCGTTCCTGTTCATCCTGGGCGGCTGGATCATCTGCCTGACCCTGCAGCAGTACGTGCGTTCGCTGCTGGCCTACCGGTTCGGCGACCGCGCGCTGCGCGGCACCGGCTACCTGCGGCTCAACCCGTTCGCCTTCCGCGAACTCGGCGCCGGGCTGGTGCTGCCGGTCGCCTACATGCTGGTCGGCTCGTTCGGTCTGAACGGTCCCGCCGTGCACCTGGACCGTTCGGCGGTCTCCGGCCGGGGCCGCCGTGCCCTGGTGGCCCTGGGCGGTCTGCTGACCAACGCGGTGCTGGCCGCGGTGCTGGCGGCCGTGGTGATGCTGCTCGTCCCCGAGGGCTCCGTCACGAACAACTGGGCCATCGTGTCCCTGATGTTCCTGTGCTACCTCAACGTCAGCGCGGTGCTGCTCAACCTGCTCCCGGTACCCGGCACCGACACCTTCGACGCGGTCGCGGAGGGGCTGGACCGGTGGCGGCCCGGCCGCAACGCGGCGATCTTCGGCACGGTGGCGATCTTCGCCGTCGTGTGGTGCCCGCCGGTCAACGCCGTCTTCATGGACGGGGTGTTCGCCCTGTTCACCCTGGTCGACGTGAACGAGATCTACCTCAACTGGGGTCAGACGTTCGCCCGCCCCTGGTGA
- the fdxA gene encoding ferredoxin, with product MTYVIAQPCVDVLDKACIEECPVDCIYEGERMLYIHPDECVDCGACEPVCPVEAIYYEDDLPGEWSDFHKANVEFFDDLGSPGGASKLGKVNKDHPIVAALPPQSEE from the coding sequence GTGACCTACGTCATCGCGCAGCCGTGTGTCGATGTGCTCGACAAGGCGTGCATTGAAGAGTGCCCCGTCGACTGCATCTACGAGGGCGAGCGCATGCTCTACATCCACCCCGACGAGTGCGTCGACTGCGGCGCCTGCGAGCCGGTGTGCCCTGTGGAGGCCATCTACTACGAGGACGACCTGCCCGGTGAGTGGTCGGACTTCCACAAGGCCAACGTCGAGTTCTTCGACGACCTCGGTTCGCCCGGCGGCGCGTCCAAGCTCGGCAAGGTCAACAAGGACCACCCGATCGTCGCGGCTCTTCCGCCCCAGTCGGAGGAGTAG
- the mshB gene encoding N-acetyl-1-D-myo-inositol-2-amino-2-deoxy-alpha-D-glucopyranoside deacetylase, translating into MRDRRLLLVHAHPDDETIVTGATMARYAAEGVHVTLVTCTLGEEGEIIPPELAHLAGDREGGLGEYRVTELRRACAALGVRDQRFLGGRGRYRDSGMMGAPSNDDPACFWRADVEAAAHELAMVIREVRPDVIVTYDDNGGYGHPDHIQAHRVTVRAFARAAERTLPGTPWQTRKLYAVAHPRTLLSASVARMQADPGPFTAPESIEDIAPGTPDELVTTRIDASDHWAAKATAMRAHATQITVAGERFALSNDIAQEISAVEYFTLLRGPAPRRGPDGYETDLFD; encoded by the coding sequence ATGAGAGACCGCCGCCTGCTGCTGGTGCACGCCCATCCCGACGACGAGACCATCGTCACCGGGGCGACCATGGCCAGATACGCGGCCGAGGGCGTCCACGTGACCCTGGTGACCTGCACCCTCGGCGAGGAGGGCGAGATCATCCCGCCGGAGCTGGCGCACCTGGCCGGTGACCGCGAGGGCGGGCTGGGCGAGTACCGCGTCACGGAGCTGCGCCGGGCCTGCGCCGCGCTGGGCGTACGCGACCAGCGGTTCCTCGGTGGAAGGGGCCGCTACCGCGACTCGGGGATGATGGGCGCGCCCAGCAACGACGACCCCGCGTGCTTCTGGCGCGCCGACGTGGAGGCCGCGGCGCACGAGCTCGCGATGGTCATCCGCGAGGTCCGCCCCGACGTCATCGTCACCTACGACGACAACGGCGGCTACGGGCATCCCGACCACATCCAGGCGCACCGCGTGACGGTGCGCGCGTTCGCCAGGGCCGCCGAACGCACCCTGCCGGGCACCCCCTGGCAGACCCGCAAGTTGTACGCCGTCGCCCATCCCCGGACGCTGCTGTCCGCGTCGGTCGCGCGCATGCAGGCCGACCCCGGTCCCTTCACCGCGCCCGAGTCGATCGAGGACATCGCGCCGGGCACCCCCGACGAACTGGTGACCACCCGCATCGACGCCTCCGACCACTGGGCGGCCAAGGCGACGGCCATGCGCGCGCACGCCACCCAGATCACCGTGGCGGGGGAGCGGTTCGCGCTGTCCAACGACATCGCCCAGGAGATCTCCGCCGTGGAGTACTTCACCCTGCTGCGCGGTCCCGCGCCCCGCCGGGGACCCGACGGCTACGAGACCGACCTGTTCGACTGA